The stretch of DNA ATCCGGCACGATCTCCTGCGCGATGAACTCGACGATCTCATTGAGCGCGCCCATGCCCAGGCCGGCCATGATGAGCACAAACCCGACGGCGATCCAATGCTTGCCCGGCTCGTGCAATGCGCGGCGGAGCAGGCAGTGGGCCACGAGCGTGCAGGCGCCAAAGCCCCAGATGTGCACCACCTGGTCGTAGCGGATGATTGGATATGCGTCGGTGAGGCGCACGACCATGATGTCGTAGAGACGCCCGTCGCCGATCGGCACGCCGCCCCCGGCCAGGTGCATGGCTGACCAGACCGTCAGGCCGATGAGCGCATCGAGCGTGTAATCGACGTAGCGCACCGTGGCCCACACCACGCCGAGCAAACCGATGATCACCGCGACGTAAATGATGAACTCGTAGTTGCGGCGACCGATGAACAGCACACCAAAGCCGATGATCAGCACCAGGTTGATGAGCAGGAGGATGAGGTGGGATCGTTTCATGGCGTCATCATCGGCTGACGATCCGATTCTAGGATTGCGCATGAGGCACTCACCGGCGCAAACGTCGCTCGTACGCGTCAGCTCTCGCCCCGAATGGGGCGCAATGACGTAGCCACGGGTGCAGCCGCGTGGCTCTGGACGCGGCTGAACCCGTGGAAAGTGATCGCGAGGGTCCCAAGCCCCGGCAGAGGCGGCAGAGGATCGAATCGTGCTCAATCACGTAGCGGGCGTCGTACTCCACGCCGTGCGCTTCGAGGAATCGGATCAGTTCGGTGTTGCAAGACTGTTGCGCGCCCGTGCGACTCTGTCGCCCCTGCCGGGGCGAAAGTGTTCTCGGAGACTTGTCCACGGGTTGCGCTTCACCGCGCTGCGGCTGCGCTCCACCCGTGGCTAGGCGCTGGCGCCCCTTCGGGGCGATGTAATCATCACGCCACCTTCGCCCGGGCGGCGATCTGGTCGTCGCGGCCTTCGCGCATGGCGATGTGCTGCAGGCCATTGACCGCCGCGAGGCGGAACGTCTCGCTGAGCGTCGGGTAGTTGAACACGTTGTGCACGAAGCGATCGATCGTTCGATCGCTCTCGACCGAGCCGAGCACCATCTGCGCGATGTGAATGAGTTCAGTTGCTTCATCGCCGATGACCTGCGCGCCCAGCAGCCGCCGGCTCGGATATTCGAAGACGAGCTTGACAAAGCCCACGTTGGGCGCGTTGTCGGCCTCGAGAATGCGGCCGCGCGCCGTCAGCGCCAGCGCCGCCTTGCCGACCATCACGTCGTAGCGCGCCTCGCGCGCCTGCTGCTCGGTCAGCCCAACGGTCCCGATGGGCGGAATGGTGTACAGCCCGATGGGAAAGATATCCGAGACCGCCTTCTTGTAATCAAGCCCGAACATGCGACACGCGGCCACGCGCCCCTGCTCCATCGACGTGGACGCCAGCGCCGGAAAACCGATGACATCTCCTGCGGCATACACGCCGGCGCACGTCGTCTGGTACGAATCGTCCACGGTGAGGTAACCGCGGTTGTTGGGGGCAATTCCGATGTTCTCAAGTCCGATGCCTTCCGTGTTGCCGCAGCGGCCGGCCGCGTAGAGCACGTGCGATGAGCGGATCTCGGCGCCGTCGTTGAGCACGACGCACACCTCTTCATCGCCGGCCGGTGAAATGATCCGATCCACCCCCCGCCCCGTTTCGATCGTGATGTTCGAGTCTTCCATCGAGCGCAGCAGCGCGCCTCGAATCTCTTCATCGAGGAAGCCGAGCACGACGTCGCGCGGCTCGACGAGCGTTACCTTCACGCCCATCTCGCCGAACACGCACGCGTATTCACATCCGATGACGCCCCCGCCGATGATCGTGAGCGACTCGGGCAGGCACGGCAATTGGAGCAGCTGATCGGAATCGACGATGCGCGGATGGTCGTAGCCCATCGCCTTGAGATCCGTCGGCCGGCTGCCCGTGGCGATGAGAATGTGCTCGGTCTTCAGTTCGACGGTCGATCCGTCGGCCTGCGTGACGCGCACCGTGTGCGGATCGACGATGCACCCACGGCCGCTGTGCACGTCGATCGTGTGCCGGTCGATGGCGGACTCGACGCGGTCGTGCTCGACCTGCTGCACCGCGAGCGTGCGCGCCATGAACGAGAAGATGGAGACATCGCGATCGACCTGGAGGCGGATGCCCGGAACGGTGCGGCGTCGAAAGGCCGAAAGCAGCAGCGCCGTTTCGCGCAGCGTCTTGGATGGGATGGTGCCGGTGTTGATCATCGCGCCGCCCGGGCGCGGCTCAAACTCCACCACCGCCACGCGGCGCTTAAAGTACGCCGCCTGCGTGGCCGCCTTCTCGCCGGCGGGGCCGCATCCGATGCAGACAAGGTCATAGCGCGTCATGGTGCCGTTATCGGTCAGGTCGCGGCGACGGTTGAGGCCGCATCGATCCCGACGCGCGACTGAATCTCGCCGATCCACCGCGGCGCGACGGCCCGCGCGTCGGCCAGCGCCTGCGCGGGCCACTTCCAGCCCACCCAGATCGCCGCCAGAATGCACAGCGGCGGCTGCCACCACCACGAGTAGATCTCGATGAACAGTTCCGTACTCCACGGACCGATCACCGCGCACGCCAGGTTCGCCGCCACCATCCACCACACCGCCCGCAGGTGCACTTCAAGTCCGAAGGCGATGCGGCCCGGCCCACCCCCGGATTCCACCCTGATCTCGCCGAGCAGGTCGGTCGTGACCGGGCGCGTGGGCAGCGCGATGCGAAAGCGAGAGTCCGACTCCCAGTGAATCTCGGGCAGCCGGCCGCGGCGATTGGCGCCGAGCAGGCGAGTGCGGATTTCCTCCGCATCCAGCGGCGTTTCGATCGCTTCGAGCGAAATGGTCGGTCCGGCGGGGGGCAGCGGCCTCTCCTTCAGATTGATCGGTCACCCCCCGGTCGAGCGAAGGATAGCCAGATGCCTGCGACTGGGACTGCGTCTTCGCGGGTGGCCCATGAGACGCGCCCCAGCCCGGCCTAGCGTTGTTCATGATCGACGAACCCGATCTCGCGTTTGAAATCATTCCGGCCGATCCGTGCGCGCTGCTCGGGCAGTGGCTTGAGCACGCCCGCGAGCAGTCCGCCCAGCCGAACTGGAACGTGATCTACCTCGCCACGGTCGATGGGCATGGGCGGCCGGGCGTGCGGCCGGTGTTGCAGAAGTACTACGACGCCATGACCGGCCGGATCACCTTCTTCACCAATTACCACAGCCGCAAGGCGCGCGACATCGAGGCGTGCCCGAATGTCTCGGCGGCCATGCACTGGGACCACCTCGAGCGCGTCGTGCGCGTGGACGGCGCCGTGGAGAAGGCGTCGGAAGAGGTGTCGAACCGCTACTTTGCCACGCGCAGCCGCGAGAGCCAGCTGGGCGCTTGGGCGAGCGACCAGAGCGCCGATCTGCCCGACTGGGAGACGCTGCTGGAGCGCGTGTTCGAGGCGTCATCGCGCTTCGCCGGCGGGCCGGTGCCGCGCCCGCCGCACTGGGGCGGCTACGTATTGACGCCGCAGTCGATCGAATTCTGGGCCGGCCGAGAGAGCCGCATCCACGAGCGGGTGCTGTACGTCAAAGACGACGGCCGCTGGGTGAGCCGGAGGTTGTACCCGTAAACAACAGGCGGCTGCCACCGAGGGCTCCTCCCGGTCGATTCATTCTCCGCACATCAGCGTCTGGCCGCGTTCGGGGCCGACGCTGACGATGCCCACCGGCACGCCGACGAACTGCTCAATGCGCTGCAGATACTCGCGCGCGTGGCGCGGCAGGTCTTCAAGCCGGCGCACTCCCGAAATGTCCTCGCCGAATCCGCGAACCGTTTCATACACCGGCTGCGCCGCCGCCAGACGATGCGCATCGGGCAGGAACCGGTCCGTCGTCGAGCCATCCGCGAGGCGATACGCGGTGCAGATCTTTAGTTCGTCGAATCCGGCGAGCACGTCAAAAAGCATGACCGCCAGCCGCGTCGTGCCGCACAGCATCGCCGAGTACTTCACGGCGACGAGATCGAGCCACCCGCAGCGGCGCGGCCGGCCGGTCGTCGTGCCGTATTCGCGCCCGCGCTCGCGGATGCGATTGCCGATTTCGTTATTCAGTTCGGTCGGGAACGGCCCGGCGCCGACGCGCGTGCTGTAGGCCTTCATGATGCCGATGACGTCGCGGATGTGCCGCCCCGGCACGCCGGTTCCCGCGGGAATGCCCAGCGCCGAGCAGTTGCTGCTGGTCACATACGGGAATGTGCCGTGATCGACATCCAGCAGGCACGCGTTGGCCCCTTCGAAGAGCAAACGCTTGCCGGCGCTCATCGCGTCGTGCAGCAGGTAGGTCGTGTCGCAGATGTGGGGCCCGAGTTCGCGGCCCAGCGCCGCATATTCCTCGATCAGCGCCGCCACGTCGAAGGGCTGGTGATCGGGATCGAACGCGAGCAGCTGCGCGTTCTTCACGTGCGTGACGATCTCGATCCGCTCGCTGAGATGCTCGCGGTCGAGCAGATCGCCCATGCGGATCGCCGTGGCGCGGGTGATCTTATCGGCGTAGGCCGGGCCGATGCCGCGCCGCGTCGTGCCGATCGACTGGTCCACCTTGCCGCCGTTGCTGTCGCTGGCCGAGAGCAGATTCTCGAGGGCCGCGTCGAGCGTCTTGTGCCAGGGCATGACGACGTGGGCACGGTCGGAGATGCGCAAACGCTCGGGCGAAACTTCAATGCCCCGGCTGATGAGCGCATCGCGCTCCTTGACGACCTGGTGCGGATCGACGACCACGCCATTGCCCACGACGCAGATCTTGCCGGGGTAGATAATGCCCGACGGGATCAGGTGCAGCGCGTAGCGCTCGGCGCCGACGACGACGGTGTGGCCGGCGTTCGCCCCGCCGTTATATCGGACGGTGAGATCGTGGTCGCGGGCGAGGATGTCAACGATCTTGCCCTTGCCCTCGTCGCCCCACTGAAGGCCGACGACCGCGGTATGCCTTGTTTCTGACAACTGACTGCCCCATCTGGGTCACTGGCCGCCTGCCGGCTTTGGCCCGGTGCGAAATCCGGTCGAAGGTAAGGCCGGGCCGCAGGCCCGGTCAAGCGAGAGCGACGCTTCTGCGCCGCCGGCGGCTGAATTGATCGGGCAAAACGGCCGATGATGGCTCTGCCGGCGCGTGCGGCGCGATGAACTGGAGAATGCCGTGGCCGATCATCTCATTCGCATCATGTGCCCGAATCTCGCCTGCCGACGCATCCTCGCCGTGCCCATCACGGCGCGCGGCAAGGTCGTCAAGTGCAGCGGCTGCGGCAAGAACGTCCGCGTTCCCCAGACCACCGCGCACGCCACGCCCGCTCCGGCTGACCCCACCAAGAACTCGCAGGACGCCGCCGCCTGAGATCCGCAGGGCCGCCCGCCAGCCACAAAAAAGCCCGCGCGTTCAGCGCGGGCTCGTTGGTTCACATTCTGACCGGCCGCGCTACTTCTCGTCCTCTTCGATGTCCAGCGCAAAGAAGCTGTCGCTCTCATCGGGCATGTCGATGTCGGAGGGCGCGCCGGGTGTCTCTTCGTTCAAATCGATCGAATCAGCCTCCGCAGACTTCGCAGACTTCGCGGCCGGCTTGGGCTGGCGCGGCGCGTTCACTGGCCCGGTCTTGGGCGACTCCGCCGAGGCGTCCTCCTCTTCGGGCTTGAGGATTGCCAGCGGCTTGAGCTTCTCGGGCTGGCCGTTGATTACCACCTGCAGCGGCACGGGGCCGATGAGAATCACG from Phycisphaerales bacterium encodes:
- a CDS encoding FHA domain-containing protein, which produces MRASLVMFTPDGHRRDFEIKTGRRYVIGRKDTCDLRIPLTSVSREHAAVYYDDEDEEFVVEDLGSSNGTFVNAEQVTTMGLCPGDVILIGPVPLQVVINGQPEKLKPLAILKPEEEDASAESPKTGPVNAPRQPKPAAKSAKSAEADSIDLNEETPGAPSDIDMPDESDSFFALDIEEDEK
- a CDS encoding adenylosuccinate synthase, with amino-acid sequence MSETRHTAVVGLQWGDEGKGKIVDILARDHDLTVRYNGGANAGHTVVVGAERYALHLIPSGIIYPGKICVVGNGVVVDPHQVVKERDALISRGIEVSPERLRISDRAHVVMPWHKTLDAALENLLSASDSNGGKVDQSIGTTRRGIGPAYADKITRATAIRMGDLLDREHLSERIEIVTHVKNAQLLAFDPDHQPFDVAALIEEYAALGRELGPHICDTTYLLHDAMSAGKRLLFEGANACLLDVDHGTFPYVTSSNCSALGIPAGTGVPGRHIRDVIGIMKAYSTRVGAGPFPTELNNEIGNRIRERGREYGTTTGRPRRCGWLDLVAVKYSAMLCGTTRLAVMLFDVLAGFDELKICTAYRLADGSTTDRFLPDAHRLAAAQPVYETVRGFGEDISGVRRLEDLPRHAREYLQRIEQFVGVPVGIVSVGPERGQTLMCGE
- the pdxH gene encoding pyridoxamine 5'-phosphate oxidase encodes the protein MIDEPDLAFEIIPADPCALLGQWLEHAREQSAQPNWNVIYLATVDGHGRPGVRPVLQKYYDAMTGRITFFTNYHSRKARDIEACPNVSAAMHWDHLERVVRVDGAVEKASEEVSNRYFATRSRESQLGAWASDQSADLPDWETLLERVFEASSRFAGGPVPRPPHWGGYVLTPQSIEFWAGRESRIHERVLYVKDDGRWVSRRLYP
- the sthA gene encoding Si-specific NAD(P)(+) transhydrogenase, which produces MTRYDLVCIGCGPAGEKAATQAAYFKRRVAVVEFEPRPGGAMINTGTIPSKTLRETALLLSAFRRRTVPGIRLQVDRDVSIFSFMARTLAVQQVEHDRVESAIDRHTIDVHSGRGCIVDPHTVRVTQADGSTVELKTEHILIATGSRPTDLKAMGYDHPRIVDSDQLLQLPCLPESLTIIGGGVIGCEYACVFGEMGVKVTLVEPRDVVLGFLDEEIRGALLRSMEDSNITIETGRGVDRIISPAGDEEVCVVLNDGAEIRSSHVLYAAGRCGNTEGIGLENIGIAPNNRGYLTVDDSYQTTCAGVYAAGDVIGFPALASTSMEQGRVAACRMFGLDYKKAVSDIFPIGLYTIPPIGTVGLTEQQAREARYDVMVGKAALALTARGRILEADNAPNVGFVKLVFEYPSRRLLGAQVIGDEATELIHIAQMVLGSVESDRTIDRFVHNVFNYPTLSETFRLAAVNGLQHIAMREGRDDQIAARAKVA
- a CDS encoding DUF2238 domain-containing protein, which gives rise to MKRSHLILLLINLVLIIGFGVLFIGRRNYEFIIYVAVIIGLLGVVWATVRYVDYTLDALIGLTVWSAMHLAGGGVPIGDGRLYDIMVVRLTDAYPIIRYDQVVHIWGFGACTLVAHCLLRRALHEPGKHWIAVGFVLIMAGLGMGALNEIVEFIAQEIVPDSGVGGYENTALDLCADLIGAVLGVVYIRWREWRA